The Corallococcus caeni genomic interval ACGGGGGTGGGCGGGGTGGGCGCCACCGGGGCGGCCTCCGGCGCGCGGGACTTCTGCAGGCCGCGCTCCAGCGCCGTCCACTGGCGCTTCACCGCGGGAGGCACCAGCTTCGCCGTGGCGGGCTTCGCGGCGGCGGGGGAGGCCAGCGCCTTGCCGTCCCGGCCGTTGCGCACGGTGATGCGCACCTGCTGCTTCTTGCCCACGGTGGCCGTGTCCGCCACCAGCACCGCGCTCAGGCCCAGCTCGCTCGCGACGGCGGCGGCGCCCGCGGGCTGCGTGGGATCCACCCCCCGGCGCGAGGCGGCGGCGCGCACCGCGGACTCCGGGACGACTTCGTAGCGGGCCGGACGGCGGTTGAGCTCCGCCTCCAGCACGTCGCGCGCGGCGTCCGCGTGCGGACCGGAGGCGAGCACCGCCACGCGGCGCGCCTCCGTCACCTTCGCGGCCTTGGACTTCTTCGTCGCGGACTGCGCCGTCTTCGCGGACGCCTTCCTGGGCGCGGCGTCCGCGGCGGGAACGAGCAGGAGGGCCGCGCCCAGCAGGGCGGCGGCGGTGACATGACGGGTGCGGGTCATCACGGGTTGGGCTTTCCGGCGACGAGCCACTCGGTGAGGCACGCGGTGTCCGCGGCGTTCAGCGCTCCGCCCTGCGGCATCCGCGCGCCGCAGCCCGGCGACGCCGTCAGCTTCTTCAGGAAGAAGGACTGGGACGGGTTGGCGCTGTCCGCCATCGGCTGGCTGTTGCACGCGGCGTTGGTGGTGTAGAGCCGCCCGGGCAGGCCGGCCGCCTGCAGGTCCAGGTTCGCGCCCGTGGCCTTGGTCTCCGTGGAGTGGCACGCGAAGCACTGCGCCTGGAGGATGCTCGAGGCGGTGGTGCCGGGGGCGCAGGAGCTGGCCCCGGTGAAGCGCTCGGGTTCATCGAGCCCGCCAGCACAGCCGGCGGTGGTGGCGAGGAGCGCGGCCGCGAACAGCGTGGCCAGCGGGGCGCGGGACGGACGACGGGCGGCGGCAAATGGGTTCGCGGACAAGTCGAGCACGGGGGCAAGAGGGGGGAACGACAAGCCCCGCAGACTACCCGGCCCGCGCGTGACTGTGCACCCCTCAACGGATCCGTTCGCGCTCGCGTGACACGCGCTCCCTTCGGCCGCCTGCCCATACCCCGGGTGGGCCGGTGTCATACCCCGGCTACCGGCGCTTCTTGAGGAAGCGGGTCACGCTGACCTTCCCGAAGCGGCCGCCGAACAGGTACCAGGTGAGCACCGCGCCGAAGAGGGCCGCCGCCAGCGCGATGCCGACGATGCCCAGCACCGGCGTGTTCCCGTACATGGGCGGCCGGGGCGCGAACGCGATGAAGGCGCCCACGATGAAGCCGCACGCGCACAGGCCCAGGAAGGCGATGACGGCCACGCTGCGCAGGTTCTCGTTGAGCTTGTCGAACTGCTCCGCGCGCACCGTGACGCTGAACTTGCCCGTCTCCAGGTCCAGGAGGATTTGCGACAGCTGCGTGGGCAGGTCCTGCGCCATGGACTGGAAGCGCAAGAGCGTGCGCATCAGGCCGCCCTGGAGCTGCGTCGGATCATACCGGCCCGCCATCAGCTCCTTGGCGTAAGGCAGCGCGACCTCCAGGATGTTCAGCTCCGGGTAGAGCCCGCGCAGCATCCCCTCCGTGGAGATGGAGGCGCGCGACAGCAGCGCGTACTCCTTGGGGATGCGGATGCGGTACTTCACCGCCAGGTCCAGCAGGTCGCGCAGGAGCGTGCGCGCGTCCACCTGGCCCAGCGTGGTGGGCAGGTGCTGGCCCAGGATGGACTCGATGTCGTTGCGGAAGCCCATCAGGTTGGCTCTCGCGTCCGGCACGCCCACCCGGTAGAGGATGCGCGCCACGGAGTCGCTGTCCTTGAGCGCCACCGCCAGGCACAGCATCACCAGCGTCTCCTGCATGGGGCGGGTGAGCCGGCCCACCACGCCGAAGTCCAGCAGCGCCAGCCGGTTGCCCTCCATCAGCAGCACGTTGCCGGGGTGGGGGTCGCCGTGGAAGAGGCCGTCGTCGAAGAGCTGGCGGAAGCTGGCCTCCAGGATGTGCTGGGCGATCTGCTTGCGGTCCGGCTCCGCCAGCGCGGCGGGGTTGATCTTCTCCCCGCGGATGAACTCCATGGTGAGCACGGTGCGGCTGGAGAGCGCCGCGTGCACGCGCGGAATCTTGAGGTACGGGCGGTCCTTGTGGTTCTCCAGGAACGCGCGGATGTTGGTGGCCTCGTTGATGAAGTCCAGCTCCTCGTGGATGGCCCGGTCGAACTCGTCCACGATGCCGGAGGGCGTGTAGATGCCCGTCTCCTCCACCACGGCCTCCAGCAGGCGCGCCAGCGAGCGCAGCACGCCCAGGTCCGCGTCGATGCGCTGGGCGATGCCGGGGCGCTGCACCTTGATGACGACCTCCTCGCCCTCCAGCGTCACCGCGCGGTGCACCTGGGCGATGGACGCGGCGGCGAGCGGCTCCGGATCCACCTGGGCGAACAGCTCCTGCACCTCCTTGCCCAGCGCGTCGCGGATCTGCGCGTGGACGGCCTCCAGCGGGATGGCCTCCACGTCGTCCTGGAGCGTGGCCAGCTCGTCCACGAACTCCGCGGGCAGGAGGTCCGCGCGGGTGGAGAGCACCTGACCCAGCTTGATGAACGTGGGACCCAGCTCCGCCAGGAAGAGGCGGAAGCGGCGCGCGGTGGACTCGCGGCGGGCCTCGTCGGAGACCTCCACCTTCTCCTTGCGCCCCCCGAGCAGGCGCCAGACCCCGGCGCGCTCGGTGACCTCGCCGAAGCCGTGACGGGCGGCGATGAGGGCGATCTGCCGGATGCGGTTGAGGTCCTGGAGGTTCATGACGGGGTCTGGAGGACAGCCTGGGCCGGGCGGGCCACGTAGCGCAAGAGGACGTAGCCCACGACGGCGGAGACGAGCGAGCCCGTCAGGATGCCCAGCTTGGCCTCCGCCAGCAGGGCCGGCTGTCCGGCGAAGGCCAGCCCGCCCACGAAGAGGGCCACGGTGAAGCCGATGCCCGCCACCACCGCCACCCCATGCAGCTGCGCGAGGCTGCCGCCCGCGGGCAGCGGGGACACGCCCGCCTTCACCGCCGCCCAGGTGAACAGGAAGATGCCCAGCTGCTTGCCCACGAACAGGCCCACGATGATGCCCAGGGGCAGGGGCTTGAGCAGGTCCGAAGGCGACATGCCGGACACGTCCACGCCGGAGTTGGCCAGCGCGAACAGGGGCACGATGCCGTAGGCCACGTACCCGTGCCACAGGTGCACGAAGCGGTTGAGCGGCGGCTCGATGTCCTCCAGCGCCTCCTCGATGTGCAGCAGCTGCGCGCCCCGCGCGCTCTCGTCGTCCGGCTGGGACACGAGCCCCTGGACGTACGCCGCCAGCTCCTCCAGCACCTCGCGCCCCGGACGGCTGGGGAGCGCGGGGATGGCCAGCCCCAGCACCACGCCGGACAGCGTCGCGTGGATGCCGCCGTGGTGCATGGCGTACCAGAGCGCCACGCCCACGACGGCATAGAACAGGCCGTTGCGCACGTAGAAGCGGTTGAGCCCCCAGAGCACCGCGACCAGGGCCGCGGCGACGGCCAGCCACTCCACGTGCAGGCCCGTGCCGTAGAAGAGCGCGATGACGAGGATGCCGCCGATGTCGTCGAAGATGGCGAGCGCGGTGAGGAACACGACCAGGCCGTGGCCCACGCGCGCCTTCACCAGCGTGAGACAGCCGATGGCGAACGCGATGTCCGTGGCCATGGGGATGGCCCAGCCGCCCTGCGCGGGCGTGCCGTGGGTGAAGGCGAAGTAGAGCCCCGCGGGCACCACCATGCCGCCCAGCGCGGCGATGAGCGGCAACAGGGCGCGGGAGAAGGTGCGCAGCTCACCCGCGGACAGCTCGCGCTTGATCTCCATCCCCACGAGGAAGAAGAAGAGCGTCATCAGCCCGTCGTTGATGAGCTCGCGGAAGGTGAAGTGGCCGCCGTGGCCCACGACCTCCAGGCGCAGGGGCGCGTCGAACACGGCGGCGTAGCTGGCGCTCCACGGGGAGTTGGCCCACGCGAGCGCGGCCACCGCGCAGAGCGCCAGGAGGATGCCGCTGCTGGCCTCCAGCCGGAAGAAGGCCTGCACGGGCGCGAGCGCTACCTTGAACAGGGCGGGGACGGGAGGACGGTTCGTTGTAGGAGAGGTCGCCATGTCTGCGGGCAGCCTGCCGGGGGGCAGGGGGCCTGGAAACCGTTTTCGGAAAAGGGCCCGCCGAAATGTCGGACGGCGGTGGTAGGCATACGCGGCAGGTAGGGACGCCGGTTCGTTGATCCGGGGGTAAGGTCGTGAGAGAAGGCCGGGGATGGCGTTGACGCAGCAGACCAAGACAGGCAAGGCGGCGGCCGTGGCGCCGCCCGACGAGGACACGACCCCGGACGTCGGAACGGGTGAGGCGCCCGCGGGAGCGCGGGAGATCGCCTCCCTGACGCCGATGATGCGCCAGTACCTGGAGGTGAAGGCGCTCCATCCGGACACGGTGCTCTTCTTCCGGCTGGGTGACTTCTACGAGATGTTCTTCGAGGACGCGGTGAAGGCCTCGGAGCTCCTGCAGATCACCCTCACGGCCCGGGCCAAGGGCGCGGACAAGATCCCGATGTGCGGGGTGCCGTACCACTCCTCGCGCCGGTACATCGCGAAGCTGGTGGAGCACGGCCTCAAGGTCGCCATCTGCGAGCAGGTGACGGAGCCGGGCGCGGGGCCGGGCATCGTGCAGCGCGAGGTGACGCGGGTCATCACCCCCGGCATGGTGCTGGACGACGAGGTGCTGGAGCCACAGGCCAGCAACTTCCTCGCGGCCGTGTGCTGGGGCGAGGCGGGCTTCGGCGCGGCGCTGCTGGAGGCGTCCACCGGCGAGTTCTACACCTTCGAGGCGCAGGGGCTGTCGGAGCTGGTGGAGGGCCTGTCGCGCGTGGAGCCGCGCGAATTGCTGGTGCCCGCGGGCATGCGCGACGCGCCGGAGGTGGCGCAGGTGTGCCAGCGGCTGTCGCGCGCGCCGGCCGTGGCGGAGGGCGAGGGCGCGGCCTTCGAGCCCACCCGGGCCTCCGCGTTCCTGCGCTCGCACTTCAACGTGCAGTCGCTGTCCGCGTTCGGGCTGGACGGCTCGCCGCTGGCCACCGGGGCGGCCGGGGCGGCGCTGCGCTACCTCAAGGACACGCAGAAGACGCCCGCGGCGCACGTGGACCGGCTGTCGCGCCAGGAGCGCGCGGGCTGCCTGGTGATGGACGAGTCCTCGCGGGGCAACCTGGAGGTGCTCAAGAGCCTGCGCGACGGCGGGCGCAAGGGGTCGCTGCTGGGCGTGCTGGACCGCACGGCCACGGGCCTGGGCGCGCGGAAGCTGGCGCGCTGGCTGTCCGCGCCGCTGTGCTCGCTGCCGGAGATCGAAGCGCGGCTGGACGCGGTGGAGGAGCTGTCCGGCAAGAGCGTGTGGCGCGAGGAGCTGGTGGCCACGCTCAAGGAGGTGGGCGACCTGGAGCGGCTGTGCGGCCGGCTGTCGCTGGGCGCGGGCAACGCGAGGGATTTGCGCGCGCTGGGGCTGTCGCTGTCGCAGCTGCCCAGGCTGGGCGCGGCGCTGTCGCGGTGTGACTCGGCGCTCCTGAAGTCGCTTTCCGGGCCGCTGGGCGCGCTGCCGGAGCTGGCGGACCTGCTGATGCGCGCGGTGCTGGACGAGCCGCCGGTGGTCATCCGCGAGGGCGGCTTCATCCGGCCGGGCTTCCACGCGGAGCTGGACGACCTGGTGGCGCTGTCGACCACGGGCAAGGACTACCTGCTCAAGCTGGAGCAGCGGGAGAAGGACCGCACGGGCATCTCCTCGCTGAAGATCCGCTACAACAAGGTCTTCGGCTACTACCTGGAGGTGACGAAGGCGAACCTCCACGCGGTGCCCAAGGACTACATCCGCAAGCAGACCACGGTGGGCGCGGAGCGCTTCGTCACCGAGGAGCTGAAGGAGTACGAGGAGAAGGTCCTCACCGCGGAGGAGCGCCGCGTGGTGCTGGAGCTCCAGCTGTTCGAGGAGCTGCGCACGAAGGTCATCGCCGCGGCGCCGGGCATCCGCTCCGCGGCGGAGGCCGTGGCCACGGCGGACGCGCTGGTGTCCTTCGCGCGGTGCGCGGCGGAGTACGGCTACACGCGGCCGCAGGTGGACGCGGGGCAGGGGCTGACCATCACCGGCGGCCGGCACCCGGTGGTGGAGCGGATGCTGGGCTCGGGTGAGTCCTTCGTCCCCAACGACGTGCGGTTGGATCCAGAGGACGCGCAGCTGTTGGTCATCACCGGCCCGAACATGGCGGGCAAGAGCACGGTGATGCGGCAGGTGGCGCTGACGGCGCTGATGGCGCAGGCGGGCTCGTTCGTGCCGGCGAAGGCGGCGCGCATCGGCCTGTGCGACCGCATCTTCACGCGCGTGGGCGCGGCGGACAACCTGGCGCGCGGGCAGTCCACGTTCATGGTGGAGATGACGGAGACCAGCCACATCCTCCACCACGCCACGAACAAGAGCCTGGTCATCCTGGATGAGATTGGCCGTGGCACGTCCACGTTCGACGGCCTCTCCATCGCGTGGGCGGTGGCGGAACACATCCACGACAAGGTGGGCGCGCGGGCGCTCTTCGCCACGCACTACCACGAGCTGGTGGACCTGGCGCGCGAGCGGCCCCGGGTGAAGAACCTGTGCATCGCGGTGAAGGAGCAGGGCGGCAAGGTCATCTTCCTGCGCAAGCTGGTGCCCGGCGGGGCCAGCCGCTCCTACGGCATCGAGGTCGCGAAGCTCGCGGGCCTGCCGCCGGAGGTGGTGTCGCGCGCCCGCGAGCTGCTGCAGAACCTGGAGTCCGGCGAGCTGGACGACGCGGGCCGTCCCCGCGTGGCGGTGCGCTCCACGAAGCGCGCGGCGGTCGCGAACGCGGGGCAGCTGGGGCTGTTCGGGGCCGCGCCACCGCCGGCCGCCGTGGCCGCGCCGCCCGTGCCGCCCGCGCACGCGGAGGTGCTGGAGCTGCTCCGCACCGCGAGCATCGACAGGATGACCCCGCTGGACGCGCTCAACCTGCTGGCGAAGCTGAAGCAGGAGCTCGGTTCGTCCTGAGGGGCAGGGCGGTCGCACGCAATTGTTTCCGCCCTGGTTCGATAATGGGAACAGGACGGAAGCAAGGGGGCTGCTTCCACAACGGTGCTTCCGTCCGCTTGCCCTGGGGGAGGGCTGCGCATGAGCACCATTTCGAGTGCGGGTTCGTCGTCTGGCGTGTCACAGGTGAACACGACGTGGGAGCCGGAGCCGTATGTTCCGCCCCCGCCGCCGCCACCCCCGCCCGAGCCAAGGGATGCCTTCGTCGTGGCCGCTCCGCGCAGGGGGCCGGACCTCCTGGGCCATGGCTTCACGCCTCCGGCTTCTCCACAGGCAGCGGAGGTGTCGGCCACGCAGACAACGCAGGCCGTGGCGGACAGCGCGCCCACGGTGAACGTGGCGGAGGCGTGGACCCTGCTGACGCAGGGGTATTCGCAGGCGCGCAGCCTCACCGGCGCGGCGAACGCGGCGCTGCAGAAGGCTGCGGGCAACCCGGCGCTCCAGGCGAAGCTCATTGATTTGTTGCAGGCGACGCCCTCGCGCACGCTTGAGGACGCGCTGTCGAAGGACTTCGCCCACGGCGTGAAGGAGGCGGTGCCCAACCCGCCGCCCCGTCCCCCGGGCATCACCTCCGTGGGCACGCAGCGCGTGGCGGACTGCGCGCTGGAGGCGGTGGCGAGGCAGGGGAGCCCTTCGACGCTGAAGCCCGCGCTGGAGGCGGCGGCGAAGCAGGGCCACCTGCTGCCCGCGGACCGCGACGTGCTGGTGTCCTGCGTGGGCAGCCCGGCCGTGGACGCGAAGCTGGACTCGGCGGTGGCCGAGGTGCACGCCGCGGAGCTGGCGTACACGGCGGCCCTGGCCGAGCGTGACGCGCTGGAGCAGCGGCTGGCGGGCGACATCGCGTCCTTCGGGCCGTTCCTCACCGACAACCAGCAGCGCGCGTACATCGAGGAGTTCCGCAAGCTGCACGGGGGCGACTATGCCCGCTTCGACACGAAGGCGAAGACGCTGGAGACCGCGCTCGCGAAGAACGCACCCCAGCTGGAGCAGGCCCTGCGGGGGCCGGACGGCTCCGCGCACGCCCGGTCCATCCAGGCCGCGTACACCGCGCTGGCCCAGTCGAAGAGCGCGGGCGAGGCGCTCAAGTGGGCCGCGAAGATGGAGGCGCCCGGCTCCGCGTTCGCGCCCTTCATGGCGTCACTGCCGCTGGACACCGTGCGCGAGAAGGCCGTCTCCGGCGCGCTGGTGAGCTTCTACGAGAAGTTCCCGAAGGCCACGCCCACGCAGGCGGTGGACCACATCCAGCAGCTGCTGGTCGACGGGTACCTGTTGCAGCAGATGGGGGGCGCGAAGGCGGACGTCCAGGTCAACAACCTGCCGCAGGCGATGCGCACGGGGCTCGCGGGCCTGCGGGACCTGGCCGCGGGGAGGACCCAGGCGGGGTTGAACACGCTGAAGGGGCTGGAGTCCGGCTCGTCGCGGTGGGGCGCACCGTTCGCGGCGGCGGGGATCGTGCTGGGCATCCTCCAGTCGAATCAGTCCGCGAAGGCTCAGGATGCGCTGGGCACGCTGTGGGCGAAGACCTTCACGGCCCAGCAGGTCGCCAGCCTCACGAGCACCGCGCTGACCGCGGTGAACAAGTCCGGCGGCGCGCTGGTGGCCACGAGGGTCGCGGGAGGCCTGGGCGCCTTCGGCGCCGCGCTGGACCTGGTGGTGCAGGGGAAGGAGATCGCGGCGGGGCAGGGCAACGCGGGCACCGGCCTGTCCATCGCGGGGGACGTGATGGGCATCGTCGGCGGGGCCCTGGTCGCGGTGGGCTCCACGGGCGTGGGAGCCCCGCTGGCGGCGGTGGGCGCGGCGGTCTACATCATGGGCGAGCTGGTCAGCATGAGCATCCTGTCCCGGCAGGAGTACGAGGCCGCGGAGCAGCTGCGCTCGGAGCAGCGCACGTTGCTGAGCCGGGCCGGGGCGGACGCGGAGCAGGTCACCAACCTGGAGAAGTACTCGTCACCCGAGCAGGTGGAGTCACTGGTGAAGTCCACCGGGTGGACGCGGGACCAGGTGCTCGGCCTGGGCAAGACGTTCCCGGACTTCTTCGCCGGCGCGGCGTCGACGCTGCCCCAGCTGGACAAGGTGGCCAATGACTTCGGCCTCACGCCGGATCAGCGCTTTCGGATGCTCCTTGAGATTGGCTCGACCGGCGTCGCGAAGGCCAAGGGCAGCGCGGACGCGCTGAACAAGTTCGCGGAGGCCGTGCGCAACTACCCGAAGAACACCGTGGGCATCACGATGCCGCAGGGCCTGTCGAAGAAGGAGCAATGGATCCACTTCCTGCGGGAGATGGGCAACCGCACGGGCTCCTACGACGGCCTGGGTCCCCGCAACGCGGCCATCTTCCTGGAGCGGCTGAAGCGCTGACGCGGGCGCTCGCCGCCGCCCAGGTGCCGGCGCGGTTGCGCGGTGGCCGTCAGCGGGTCAGCGCCGTGGCGACGTGGAGGAGGGCTTCGAGCTTCTCCGCGTCCAGCTTGCGCGCGAGGTAGAGCAGGCGGCGCAACGCGGGGGCCTCGTCCTCACGCGCGCGTGGGCGCTGGCCCTTGCGGCCTCGCACCAGGGCGGTGAGGCCCAGCATGTCCTCCGGGGACACCCTCAGCTCCGTGCAGAGGCGGTAGAGCGTCGGGACGCTGGGCAGCATCTTCCCGCGCTCCAGGCGGCTGTAGACGGCGGAGAGGAGGCCGACGCGAGGGCCCACCTCCGCCTGGGTCAGGCCCTGCTCCTCGCGGGCGGCGCGGGCCGCCCTGCCGATGGTGATGGCCAGGTCTTCGTTCATGGACCCTATGTACTTCGCAGGGCCAGAACAGTGAACCCATCGCGGCGAGCGCACGAGGATGGATTCCCGGGCTTCTGGTGCTTCTGGTAGCTTGCGCGTCCCCGCTGGGAGGACGTCGCATGCGAGTGGCCCGAAGTCCCCGAGGGAGGACGCCATGAGGCCACCGCCCGCCATCCTGACGCCCGGGGCCGAGGTGCTGGGCTACACGGTGGAGCGCCAGCTGGGGCAGGGGGGCTTCGGCACGGTGTACCTCGCGCGCAACGCGGGGCAGTCCTTCGCCTTGAAGCTGCTGCACCTGCCGCGCGTGGGCGAGCGGGTGGAGCGCGAAGTCTCCATCCTCTTGAAGCTTCGCCACGCCAACGTCGTGGGCCTCCAGGGCTACGGCCTGTGGCCGCCGGGGGCGCCGCAATTCGCGGTCATCGTCATGGAGTACGTGGACGGACGCCGGCTGGACGTCTGGGCGGACGAGGAGAACCCCACGGCGCGGCAGGTGGCTCGCGTGGCGGTGGACGTGGCCCGGGCGCTGGCGGCTTCGCACGCGGCGGAGGTGCTTCACCGGGACGTGAAGGAGGCCAACGTCATGGTGCGGGCCTCGGACGGCCTGGCCAAGCTGGTG includes:
- a CDS encoding helix-turn-helix transcriptional regulator, with translation MNEDLAITIGRAARAAREEQGLTQAEVGPRVGLLSAVYSRLERGKMLPSVPTLYRLCTELRVSPEDMLGLTALVRGRKGQRPRAREDEAPALRRLLYLARKLDAEKLEALLHVATALTR
- the mutS gene encoding DNA mismatch repair protein MutS, coding for MALTQQTKTGKAAAVAPPDEDTTPDVGTGEAPAGAREIASLTPMMRQYLEVKALHPDTVLFFRLGDFYEMFFEDAVKASELLQITLTARAKGADKIPMCGVPYHSSRRYIAKLVEHGLKVAICEQVTEPGAGPGIVQREVTRVITPGMVLDDEVLEPQASNFLAAVCWGEAGFGAALLEASTGEFYTFEAQGLSELVEGLSRVEPRELLVPAGMRDAPEVAQVCQRLSRAPAVAEGEGAAFEPTRASAFLRSHFNVQSLSAFGLDGSPLATGAAGAALRYLKDTQKTPAAHVDRLSRQERAGCLVMDESSRGNLEVLKSLRDGGRKGSLLGVLDRTATGLGARKLARWLSAPLCSLPEIEARLDAVEELSGKSVWREELVATLKEVGDLERLCGRLSLGAGNARDLRALGLSLSQLPRLGAALSRCDSALLKSLSGPLGALPELADLLMRAVLDEPPVVIREGGFIRPGFHAELDDLVALSTTGKDYLLKLEQREKDRTGISSLKIRYNKVFGYYLEVTKANLHAVPKDYIRKQTTVGAERFVTEELKEYEEKVLTAEERRVVLELQLFEELRTKVIAAAPGIRSAAEAVATADALVSFARCAAEYGYTRPQVDAGQGLTITGGRHPVVERMLGSGESFVPNDVRLDPEDAQLLVITGPNMAGKSTVMRQVALTALMAQAGSFVPAKAARIGLCDRIFTRVGAADNLARGQSTFMVEMTETSHILHHATNKSLVILDEIGRGTSTFDGLSIAWAVAEHIHDKVGARALFATHYHELVDLARERPRVKNLCIAVKEQGGKVIFLRKLVPGGASRSYGIEVAKLAGLPPEVVSRARELLQNLESGELDDAGRPRVAVRSTKRAAVANAGQLGLFGAAPPPAAVAAPPVPPAHAEVLELLRTASIDRMTPLDALNLLAKLKQELGSS
- the nhaA gene encoding Na+/H+ antiporter NhaA, producing the protein MATSPTTNRPPVPALFKVALAPVQAFFRLEASSGILLALCAVAALAWANSPWSASYAAVFDAPLRLEVVGHGGHFTFRELINDGLMTLFFFLVGMEIKRELSAGELRTFSRALLPLIAALGGMVVPAGLYFAFTHGTPAQGGWAIPMATDIAFAIGCLTLVKARVGHGLVVFLTALAIFDDIGGILVIALFYGTGLHVEWLAVAAALVAVLWGLNRFYVRNGLFYAVVGVALWYAMHHGGIHATLSGVVLGLAIPALPSRPGREVLEELAAYVQGLVSQPDDESARGAQLLHIEEALEDIEPPLNRFVHLWHGYVAYGIVPLFALANSGVDVSGMSPSDLLKPLPLGIIVGLFVGKQLGIFLFTWAAVKAGVSPLPAGGSLAQLHGVAVVAGIGFTVALFVGGLAFAGQPALLAEAKLGILTGSLVSAVVGYVLLRYVARPAQAVLQTPS
- a CDS encoding ABC1 kinase family protein, with the translated sequence MNLQDLNRIRQIALIAARHGFGEVTERAGVWRLLGGRKEKVEVSDEARRESTARRFRLFLAELGPTFIKLGQVLSTRADLLPAEFVDELATLQDDVEAIPLEAVHAQIRDALGKEVQELFAQVDPEPLAAASIAQVHRAVTLEGEEVVIKVQRPGIAQRIDADLGVLRSLARLLEAVVEETGIYTPSGIVDEFDRAIHEELDFINEATNIRAFLENHKDRPYLKIPRVHAALSSRTVLTMEFIRGEKINPAALAEPDRKQIAQHILEASFRQLFDDGLFHGDPHPGNVLLMEGNRLALLDFGVVGRLTRPMQETLVMLCLAVALKDSDSVARILYRVGVPDARANLMGFRNDIESILGQHLPTTLGQVDARTLLRDLLDLAVKYRIRIPKEYALLSRASISTEGMLRGLYPELNILEVALPYAKELMAGRYDPTQLQGGLMRTLLRFQSMAQDLPTQLSQILLDLETGKFSVTVRAEQFDKLNENLRSVAVIAFLGLCACGFIVGAFIAFAPRPPMYGNTPVLGIVGIALAAALFGAVLTWYLFGGRFGKVSVTRFLKKRR